The Coregonus clupeaformis isolate EN_2021a chromosome 8, ASM2061545v1, whole genome shotgun sequence genome has a segment encoding these proteins:
- the LOC123491354 gene encoding MAGE-like protein 2: MGVDISDLPVDILDRSLTVSDHNSDIDHNDVIDHKTDVDDDCVVDVSIDVKDRVLNTNTDANAVDRTQNADGGGLVRPQVNHSCDPGGAASDSRLLATILQDLEHITQPNLTFTPNLNPDPNRMQKARPPRETTPTPWSSEGETNFNTNSPVSPTATHSTSSVSFTDYHSASPVSPIGHSASPVSPIGHSASPIGHSASPISPIGHPASPISPIGHSASPISPIGHPASPISPIGHPASPISPIGHPASPISPIGHPASPISPIGHSASPILPIGHSASPISPIGHSASPIGHSASPIGHPASPIGHSSSPIGHPASPIGHNSNSSALSPIVHPSNSPLSSPIAGPVSVETPHLPFSPGSSISPSPLSSPIAGPVSVENPPLTF; the protein is encoded by the exons ATGGGGGTCGATATCAGTGATTTACCGGTCGATATTCTCGACCGTTCTTTGACCGTTTCGGACCACAACTCGGACATTGACCACAATGATGTAATCGACCATAAAACGGATGTCGATGACGACTGTGTAGTTGACGTTTCTATAGACGTCAAGGACCGCGTTCTGAACACAAACACTGACGCAAATGCGGTGGATCGTACCCAGAACGCAGACGGTGGCGGTCTTGTTCGCCCCCAGGTCAACCACAGCTGTGACCCTGGGGGCGCAGCCTCCGACTCCCGTCTCCTAGCAACCATCCTGCAGGACCTGGAACATATCACGCAGCCTAACCTGACCTTTACCCCCAACCTGAACCCAGACCCTAACCGCATGCAGAAAGCCAGGCCGCCCAGAGAGACCACACCGACTCCTTGGTCCTCTGAGGGAGAGACTAACTTCAACACCAACAGCCCTGTTTCACCTACAGCGACCCACTCTACTAGTTCTGTATCATTCACAGACTACCACTCTGCTAGTCCTGTATCGCCTATAGGTCACTCTGCTAGTCCTGTATCGCCTATAGGTCACTCTGCTAGTCCTATAG GTCACTCTGCTAGTCCTATATCGCCTATAGGTCACCCTGCTAGTCCTATATCGCCTATAGGTCACTCTGCTAGTCCTATATCACCTATAGGTCACCCTGCTAGTCCTATATCGCCTATAGGTCACCCTGCTAGTCCTATATCGCCTATAGGTCACCCTGCTAGTCCTATATCGCCTATAGGTCACCCTGCTAGTCCTATATCGCCTATAGGTCACTCTGCTAGTCCTATATTGCCTATAGGTCACTCTGCTAGTCCTATATCGCCTATAGGTCACTCTGCTAGTCCTATAGGTCACTCTGCTAGTCCTATAGGTCACCCTGCTAGTCCTATAGGTCACTCTTCTAGTCCTATAGGTCACCCTGCTAGTCCTATAGGTCACAACTCTAACTCTAGTGCATTATCACCCATTGTCCACCCTTCTAACAGTCCTTTATCATCACCCATAGCTGGCCCTGTATCGGTAGAAACCCCCCACTTACCTTTTAGCCCAGGATCATCTATATCGCCCAGTCCTTTATCATCACCCATAGCTGGCCCTGTATCGGTAGAAAACCCCCCACTTACCTTTTAG